Proteins from a genomic interval of Microbacterium phyllosphaerae:
- a CDS encoding APC family permease produces the protein MPLARRLTLGDATAIGLGSMIGAGVFSVWGPAIGVAGSGILIALVIAAIVAYCNATASAQLAAVHPVAGGTYAYARAEIGPWWGFVAGWSFVVGKIASCAAMAMTFAAYAAPDGWQRPVAIAAVVALVTVNCLGITRTALVTRVLVVCSLLGLAVVVAVGLGSASASTPSPLPDATAYGVLQAAGLLFFAFAGYARIATMGEEVVDPARTIPRAIALALGGAVFVYVLIGITVVVTLGGEAVSSSAPLADVLASTGWAALTPVVRITAAAASLGALLALLTGIGRTTLAMAREKDLPSFLAKVDDRRQVPRRAEIVIAVIVVGIVLVADLRDAIGFSSFGVLLYYLIANAAAFRQHGAVRRHPRALQVVGALGCLLLVNTLPVLASIVGTAVVLIGVLSRVVRLRLTR, from the coding sequence ATGCCCCTCGCCCGCCGCCTGACACTCGGCGATGCCACAGCCATCGGACTCGGCTCGATGATCGGCGCCGGAGTGTTCTCGGTCTGGGGACCGGCGATCGGAGTCGCCGGCAGCGGCATCCTGATCGCTCTCGTGATCGCCGCGATCGTGGCGTACTGCAACGCCACCGCGTCGGCTCAGCTCGCCGCCGTGCACCCGGTCGCCGGCGGTACGTACGCGTACGCGCGCGCCGAGATCGGCCCGTGGTGGGGATTCGTCGCGGGCTGGAGCTTCGTGGTCGGCAAGATCGCGAGCTGCGCGGCGATGGCCATGACCTTCGCGGCATACGCCGCTCCGGACGGGTGGCAGAGGCCCGTCGCGATCGCGGCGGTGGTCGCCCTCGTGACCGTCAACTGCCTCGGGATCACGCGGACGGCTCTCGTGACCCGGGTCCTCGTGGTCTGCTCGCTCCTCGGGCTCGCCGTCGTGGTCGCGGTCGGCCTCGGCTCGGCATCCGCGTCGACACCCTCTCCCCTCCCCGACGCGACCGCCTACGGGGTGCTGCAGGCTGCCGGACTTCTCTTCTTCGCGTTCGCGGGATACGCACGGATCGCGACCATGGGCGAAGAGGTCGTCGACCCCGCTCGGACGATCCCCCGCGCTATCGCGCTCGCGCTCGGCGGAGCGGTGTTCGTGTACGTGCTGATCGGGATCACGGTCGTCGTCACGCTCGGCGGGGAGGCCGTGTCGAGCTCGGCGCCGCTCGCCGACGTGCTCGCATCGACCGGGTGGGCCGCGTTGACGCCGGTCGTCCGGATCACGGCGGCCGCCGCCTCGCTGGGCGCGCTGCTCGCCCTGCTCACGGGAATCGGACGCACGACCCTGGCCATGGCGCGAGAGAAGGATCTTCCGTCGTTCCTCGCGAAGGTCGACGACCGTCGACAGGTGCCGCGTCGCGCCGAGATCGTCATCGCCGTCATCGTGGTCGGGATCGTGCTCGTCGCCGATCTGCGCGACGCGATCGGGTTCTCGTCCTTCGGAGTCCTGCTGTACTACCTGATCGCGAACGCCGCGGCGTTCCGTCAGCACGGTGCCGTGCGTCGCCACCCCCGCGCACTGCAGGTCGTCGGGGCGCTCGGCTGCCTGCTGCTCGTGAACACGCTGCCGGTGCTGGCGTCGATCGTCGGAACGGCCGTCGTGCTGATCGGGGTGCTCTCCAGGGTGGTCCGACTGCGACTGACGCGCTGA
- a CDS encoding MazG family protein: MREVRERCVWSQQITHRDLVPYLIEESHEVIDAVESGTRADLREELGDLLWQVLFHAAIAAQDPDDPFDIDDVADTLTEKMVRRHPHVFSGEVATTPDEVLVHWNAAKAAEKRARRSVLDGVPRGMPALALAQKIVGRAAGAGVEVAGPSGGTATAPETEAELGDALLELVAVARAEGWDAERALRERLRGLEADVRDAESGA, from the coding sequence ATGCGCGAGGTGCGCGAACGGTGCGTCTGGTCGCAGCAGATCACCCACCGCGACCTCGTGCCGTACCTGATCGAGGAGTCGCACGAGGTCATCGACGCCGTCGAGAGCGGCACGCGAGCCGACCTGCGTGAAGAGCTCGGCGACCTGCTCTGGCAGGTGCTGTTCCATGCGGCCATCGCCGCACAGGACCCCGACGACCCGTTCGACATCGACGACGTCGCCGACACCCTGACCGAGAAGATGGTCCGCCGGCACCCCCACGTGTTCTCCGGGGAGGTCGCGACCACCCCCGATGAGGTGCTCGTGCACTGGAACGCCGCGAAGGCGGCGGAGAAGCGCGCGAGGCGGAGTGTTCTCGACGGCGTTCCTCGAGGGATGCCTGCACTCGCACTCGCGCAGAAGATCGTCGGACGAGCCGCAGGGGCAGGCGTGGAGGTCGCGGGCCCGTCCGGCGGCACCGCGACCGCACCTGAGACAGAGGCGGAGCTCGGCGACGCTCTGCTCGAGCTCGTCGCGGTCGCTCGCGCCGAGGGGTGGGACGCCGAGCGCGCGCTCCGCGAGCGGCTCCGAGGACTCGAAGCCGACGTGCGCGACGCCGAATCCGGAGCCTGA
- a CDS encoding DUF1648 domain-containing protein yields MTPEIRRARTAFWWVGVILPLALIALATIVVLAWLPDVPEPAAIHWGLDGADGFGPRWTPLALLIGLGGGTVLLFALIALFSHRLPQEGAAASIPQTQWSATARLLGAVSLGTAGMLAMLAIVSTAAQRGLTDAADAADITPWVPVLLLVMLGLAVAGWFLQPSVPVSPDSAGAAATPLPLADHERAVWMKTVTVATTGQVVLGIGVFIVVAMSVLLLAQGVAAGWITAGVALVLVVLVSTSLTFRVRASAAGLRVRSVAGWPRVEIPQAEIASARAVQVDPFAEFGGWGYRFGMDGRRGIVLRKGDALEVTRTNGRVFVVTVDDAATAASVLAAAT; encoded by the coding sequence ATGACCCCCGAGATCCGCAGAGCCCGCACCGCCTTCTGGTGGGTGGGGGTGATCCTCCCGCTGGCGCTGATCGCGCTCGCGACCATCGTGGTCCTCGCCTGGCTCCCCGACGTGCCGGAACCTGCCGCGATCCACTGGGGTCTCGACGGCGCCGACGGCTTCGGCCCTCGGTGGACGCCCCTCGCCCTGCTGATCGGGCTCGGCGGCGGCACCGTCCTGCTCTTCGCGCTCATCGCCCTGTTCTCGCATCGGCTCCCGCAGGAGGGAGCCGCCGCGTCGATCCCTCAGACCCAGTGGTCGGCGACGGCCCGGTTGCTCGGCGCCGTCAGCCTCGGGACCGCGGGCATGCTCGCGATGCTGGCCATCGTCTCGACCGCCGCCCAGCGCGGCCTCACGGATGCCGCGGATGCCGCGGACATCACGCCGTGGGTCCCCGTCCTCCTGCTCGTCATGCTCGGTCTCGCCGTCGCAGGCTGGTTCCTGCAGCCCTCGGTGCCGGTGTCGCCCGACTCGGCGGGTGCGGCGGCGACGCCGCTGCCCCTGGCCGATCACGAGCGTGCGGTGTGGATGAAGACCGTGACGGTGGCCACGACCGGCCAGGTGGTGCTCGGCATCGGCGTCTTCATCGTGGTCGCGATGAGTGTGCTCCTCCTCGCACAGGGCGTGGCCGCGGGCTGGATCACAGCGGGAGTCGCCCTCGTGCTCGTCGTGCTGGTCTCGACCAGCCTCACCTTCCGTGTCCGTGCGAGCGCCGCCGGTCTCCGAGTGCGCTCGGTGGCGGGGTGGCCGCGCGTCGAGATCCCGCAGGCTGAGATCGCGAGCGCTCGCGCGGTGCAGGTCGACCCGTTCGCCGAGTTCGGCGGCTGGGGGTATCGGTTCGGGATGGACGGTCGGCGCGGGATCGTGCTCCGCAAGGGGGATGCCCTCGAGGTCACCCGAACGAACGGGCGGGTGTTCGTCGTCACGGTCGACGACGCGGCCACCGCGGCATCCGTCCTCGCCGCTGCCACGTGA
- a CDS encoding GntR family transcriptional regulator, whose protein sequence is MLIRIDADSARPLFDQVATSVRADILTGRLGPGDRLPAARELADALEINLHTVLRAYQQLRDEGLIDLRRGRGAVVAASAAPLAELSHDIAALVARAASLGVSPTTLAALIKETDV, encoded by the coding sequence ATGCTGATTCGAATCGATGCCGACAGCGCTCGGCCGCTCTTCGATCAGGTCGCGACGTCCGTCCGTGCCGACATCCTGACAGGGCGGCTCGGACCCGGCGATCGGCTGCCGGCCGCGCGCGAGCTCGCGGACGCCCTCGAGATCAATCTGCACACTGTCCTCCGTGCCTACCAACAGCTCAGAGACGAGGGCCTGATCGACCTGCGCCGTGGCAGGGGAGCGGTGGTCGCGGCCTCCGCCGCGCCTCTCGCCGAGCTCTCGCACGACATCGCCGCGCTCGTCGCCCGCGCCGCCTCCCTCGGCGTCTCTCCCACGACCCTGGCCGCCCTCATCAAGGAGACCGACGTATGA
- a CDS encoding PaaI family thioesterase, which translates to MRITPRRLALGMSLWIPNLFSGIRVRRFSEDWTHATVELHVNVFTRNYVKTAFGGSMSAMTDPYFFMLVMHQLGRDHVVWDTRGEIEFLKPGRGVLTAEFEVSRERAAQIRERAHGGAKVLEWFETVITDRDGDVVAKVRREVYIREKKRVTSARG; encoded by the coding sequence ATGCGCATCACTCCCCGCCGCCTCGCCCTCGGCATGAGCCTGTGGATTCCCAACCTGTTCAGCGGAATCCGCGTCCGCCGCTTCAGTGAGGACTGGACCCACGCGACCGTCGAGCTGCATGTCAACGTCTTCACCCGCAACTACGTCAAGACCGCGTTCGGCGGCTCGATGTCGGCGATGACGGATCCCTACTTCTTCATGCTCGTCATGCACCAGCTCGGACGCGACCACGTGGTGTGGGACACCCGCGGCGAGATCGAGTTCCTCAAGCCCGGCCGCGGCGTCCTCACCGCCGAGTTCGAGGTCAGCAGGGAACGCGCAGCGCAGATACGTGAGCGCGCCCACGGCGGCGCGAAGGTGCTCGAATGGTTCGAGACGGTGATCACCGACCGTGACGGCGATGTGGTCGCCAAGGTGCGCCGCGAGGTCTACATCCGCGAGAAGAAGCGGGTCACCTCGGCACGAGGCTGA
- a CDS encoding AraC family transcriptional regulator, with product MRQTRGVLYPARLPEFHRLPPAANARDLVVWFWIPEWDIEPGRSSRQDVVGYPALNLVVEQGVVTLSGATTRASHRDLSGTGWAVGALLRPAAVAALTGDPAALVDAEQVIDAPDLVEAVDASMRTGTGTGTGTGHRERAVAAFSDWLVHRVGLVDDAAHHANALVDVLLGDDAVDTVEEAATRLAVSVRTLQRLAHRHVGIAPAAMIRRRRLQEAAERLRLDPGADLSELAAELGYADHAHLTRDFRSILGIAPRTYRGGSGEEPAATPHA from the coding sequence GTGCGCCAGACGCGCGGGGTGCTGTACCCGGCACGACTGCCGGAATTCCATCGTCTGCCGCCCGCGGCGAACGCGCGGGATCTCGTCGTCTGGTTCTGGATCCCGGAGTGGGACATCGAGCCCGGCAGATCGTCGAGGCAGGACGTCGTCGGCTACCCGGCGCTGAACCTCGTCGTCGAGCAGGGCGTCGTCACGCTGTCGGGTGCGACGACGCGCGCATCGCATCGTGACCTGAGCGGAACCGGGTGGGCGGTGGGCGCTCTGCTGCGGCCGGCCGCCGTCGCGGCGCTCACCGGTGACCCGGCGGCTCTCGTCGACGCCGAGCAGGTGATCGACGCCCCTGACCTGGTCGAGGCGGTCGATGCCTCAATGCGCACGGGCACGGGCACGGGCACGGGCACGGGGCATCGCGAACGCGCGGTCGCCGCGTTCTCGGACTGGCTCGTGCACCGGGTCGGGCTCGTCGACGATGCGGCGCACCATGCCAATGCGCTGGTCGACGTGCTCCTCGGCGACGACGCCGTCGACACCGTCGAGGAGGCCGCGACGCGGCTCGCGGTGTCGGTGCGCACCCTGCAACGGCTGGCTCACCGACACGTGGGCATCGCTCCGGCGGCGATGATCCGGCGGCGCCGGCTCCAGGAAGCGGCTGAGCGGCTCCGACTCGATCCCGGGGCCGATCTGTCCGAGCTGGCAGCCGAGCTGGGATACGCCGACCACGCACACCTCACGCGCGACTTCCGCAGCATCCTGGGCATCGCTCCACGCACGTATCGCGGGGGATCCGGCGAGGAGCCCGCAGCGACCCCGCACGCCTGA
- a CDS encoding SGNH/GDSL hydrolase family protein gives MRRQHLVAFAGVGVAAMAVAAGMRSVLSHQAAIARRRIGKPLGEHSLDSDRLWRPSLGGDPIELLVLGDSLAAGLGAERRKQTLGGRLAKGLARRLGRPVHLRTAAIVGSESPDLPAQLTDLPEDYAPHVAVIVVGGNDVTHRIAVAVSTQHLRDAILCLRRRGTEVVVGTCPDLGALRPVPQPLRRLVSSMSRRLAEAQTETALAAGAHPVDLRRAVGPMFFDDPDAMFSMDRFHPSPLGYRRTAEALLPTVCLAAEAALSSRLQAQR, from the coding sequence ATGAGACGACAGCATCTCGTCGCCTTCGCAGGGGTCGGTGTCGCCGCGATGGCGGTGGCAGCCGGCATGCGATCCGTCCTCTCGCATCAGGCGGCCATCGCTCGCCGACGCATCGGCAAGCCGCTCGGCGAGCACTCACTCGACAGCGACCGACTGTGGCGTCCGTCGCTCGGCGGTGATCCGATCGAGCTGCTCGTGCTCGGCGATTCGCTCGCGGCGGGTCTCGGCGCCGAGCGGCGCAAGCAGACTCTCGGCGGTCGCCTCGCCAAGGGCCTCGCCCGACGGCTGGGGCGGCCCGTCCATCTGCGCACCGCAGCGATCGTCGGCTCGGAGTCACCGGACCTCCCGGCCCAGCTCACAGACCTTCCCGAGGACTACGCGCCGCACGTGGCCGTGATCGTGGTGGGCGGCAACGACGTCACTCACCGGATCGCGGTCGCGGTCTCGACGCAGCACCTGCGCGATGCGATCCTGTGTCTGCGCCGTCGCGGCACCGAGGTCGTGGTCGGAACCTGCCCCGATCTCGGCGCGCTGCGGCCCGTGCCGCAGCCGCTGCGCCGCCTGGTGTCCAGCATGTCGCGTCGGCTCGCCGAGGCGCAGACCGAGACGGCGCTGGCCGCGGGGGCACACCCCGTCGATCTCCGTCGTGCCGTCGGGCCGATGTTCTTCGACGATCCGGATGCGATGTTCAGCATGGATCGCTTCCATCCGAGTCCTCTGGGCTACCGACGTACGGCCGAGGCGCTGCTTCCGACCGTCTGCCTCGCCGCGGAGGCCGCGCTCAGCTCGCGTCTTCAGGCGCAGCGCTGA
- the nhaA gene encoding Na+/H+ antiporter NhaA gives MRISANPLRSQQFPAVLLLVAAGLGLLLANLPTHDALAAVLDFHIAVPGTSLDLSIEHWVSDGLLAVFFLVVAIELRHELTHGELDSPRKAVQPAIAAAGGVLVPIAVYLLIAGDSATATGWPIPTATDIAFALGVLAVFGRGLPPTVRVFLLALAILDDIIGIIFIAVLFAHDVQWLLLALAVVAVAVFWLLSRLLHAKGHAAIAVAMVVVGLLAWGLVAASGIHATIAGVMLGLVMSPVPAARTRHALEPTVNGVILPVFAFVAAFVVIPDLALSELSPAFWGIVVALPVGKILGISLFGWLAMRIRPRGAAPALPFGDILAAGALGGIGFTVSLLLANLAFASDAGIRDQAILGVLVGSLLALVLSAVIVSLRARSYRRLNAATS, from the coding sequence ATGCGTATCTCCGCGAACCCCCTCCGCAGCCAGCAGTTCCCGGCTGTCCTCCTTCTCGTCGCGGCCGGGCTCGGTCTCCTCCTGGCGAATCTCCCCACCCATGACGCGCTCGCCGCTGTCCTCGACTTCCACATCGCGGTGCCGGGCACGTCGCTCGATCTCTCGATCGAGCACTGGGTGTCGGACGGTCTGCTCGCGGTGTTCTTCCTCGTCGTGGCGATCGAACTCCGCCACGAACTGACGCACGGAGAGCTCGACTCCCCGCGCAAGGCCGTGCAGCCTGCGATCGCCGCCGCGGGTGGTGTGCTGGTGCCGATCGCGGTCTACCTGCTCATCGCGGGCGACTCGGCGACGGCGACCGGCTGGCCGATCCCCACCGCGACCGACATCGCCTTCGCACTCGGCGTGCTCGCGGTCTTCGGGCGTGGGCTGCCGCCGACCGTGCGCGTGTTCCTCCTGGCGCTGGCGATCCTCGACGACATCATCGGCATCATCTTCATCGCGGTCCTGTTCGCTCATGACGTGCAGTGGCTGCTGCTGGCGCTCGCCGTGGTCGCGGTCGCGGTGTTCTGGCTGCTCAGTCGGCTGCTCCATGCCAAGGGCCATGCGGCCATCGCCGTCGCGATGGTCGTCGTCGGCCTCCTCGCCTGGGGACTCGTCGCCGCATCCGGCATCCACGCGACGATCGCCGGCGTGATGCTCGGACTCGTGATGTCGCCGGTTCCCGCGGCGCGCACCCGACACGCCCTCGAACCCACCGTCAACGGCGTGATCCTGCCCGTCTTCGCCTTCGTCGCGGCTTTCGTCGTGATCCCCGATCTCGCGCTCTCCGAGCTCTCGCCGGCGTTCTGGGGGATCGTGGTCGCACTCCCTGTCGGCAAGATCCTCGGCATCTCGCTGTTCGGGTGGCTGGCGATGCGCATCCGTCCCCGTGGCGCCGCTCCTGCGCTGCCGTTCGGAGACATCCTGGCCGCCGGTGCTCTGGGCGGAATCGGGTTCACGGTCTCGCTGCTCCTGGCGAACCTCGCCTTCGCGTCCGATGCCGGCATCCGCGATCAGGCGATCCTCGGCGTGCTCGTCGGGTCGCTGCTGGCGCTCGTGCTCTCCGCCGTGATCGTGTCGCTTCGCGCACGCTCGTACCGTCGGCTGAACGCCGCGACATCCTGA
- a CDS encoding VOC family protein, which translates to MTTENTTGATGAHTTDGRPHSATSLTPFLAIPGAREAIDFYRDVFGARVVDVTEFGGVVAHADLDFGLGRLQLGEPSPEYHLVPAPSGDDDCYSMGLYVPDVDAVVERAVAAGATVREAPSAFVSGDRFASIRDPFGVRWSVMTRVEDLSDEESARRVAEWAASFSAAPEDAS; encoded by the coding sequence ATGACCACCGAGAACACGACCGGCGCGACCGGCGCACACACCACAGACGGACGACCGCACAGCGCGACCTCTCTCACCCCGTTCCTCGCGATCCCCGGGGCGCGCGAGGCGATCGACTTCTATCGCGACGTCTTCGGTGCCCGCGTCGTCGACGTCACGGAGTTCGGAGGCGTCGTCGCCCACGCCGACCTCGACTTCGGTCTCGGACGCCTGCAGCTGGGCGAGCCGAGTCCCGAGTATCACCTTGTTCCCGCACCCTCGGGCGATGACGACTGCTACTCGATGGGTCTGTACGTGCCCGACGTCGATGCCGTCGTCGAACGGGCCGTCGCCGCCGGGGCGACGGTGCGGGAGGCTCCGTCGGCATTCGTGTCGGGAGACCGATTCGCAAGCATCCGGGATCCCTTCGGCGTCCGGTGGTCGGTGATGACCCGCGTCGAAGACCTGTCGGACGAGGAGAGCGCGCGACGGGTGGCCGAATGGGCCGCGTCGTTCAGCGCTGCGCCTGAAGACGCGAGCTGA
- a CDS encoding histidine--tRNA ligase translates to MRDILPADKARRERVLSVIRDRYRSHGFDEIETPALEEYSRLHAGIGGDNEKLAYNVLRRGLDADAIRQAADDQGALADLGLRYDLTVPLARFYASNRGQLPGVFRAIQIGPVWRAERPQKGRYRQFVQCDIDIIGDDSSRAEAELMVASLDAVDALGLEGASVRINDRRALDWMLDSFGFVADERPGVLITIDKLDKIGPEGVAAELRERGAAASAVDAFESFLRRPQTMEYNPFGERQIRKALPDDAPDEIVGHLVGIGEAVAAGRGATDIPLVFDPFLVRGMGYYTGTIFELAHPSVSYSLGGGGRYDGMIGRFLGQQVPAVGFSLGFERLVDLVTAGVDAGERAVVLIHDADVPVVELVTHKAALVASGARVRLERRTKNVKALLERSAADGYTEFAMVSAGAAQLELKPLS, encoded by the coding sequence ATGCGCGACATCCTCCCCGCCGACAAGGCCCGCCGTGAGCGCGTCCTCTCCGTCATCCGCGATCGCTACCGGTCGCACGGATTCGACGAGATCGAGACGCCCGCACTCGAGGAGTACTCGCGCCTGCACGCCGGCATCGGCGGCGACAACGAGAAGCTCGCCTACAACGTGCTGCGCCGGGGGCTCGACGCCGACGCGATCCGCCAGGCCGCCGACGACCAGGGCGCCCTGGCCGACCTCGGGCTCCGCTACGACCTCACCGTTCCGCTCGCGCGCTTCTACGCGAGCAACCGCGGGCAGCTGCCCGGTGTCTTCCGGGCCATCCAGATCGGCCCGGTGTGGCGTGCCGAGCGTCCGCAGAAGGGCCGCTACCGCCAGTTCGTGCAGTGCGACATCGACATCATCGGCGATGACTCGTCGAGGGCAGAGGCCGAGCTCATGGTCGCCTCGCTCGACGCCGTCGACGCGCTCGGTCTCGAGGGGGCGAGCGTGCGCATCAACGACCGGCGCGCGCTCGACTGGATGCTCGACAGCTTCGGCTTCGTCGCTGACGAGCGCCCCGGCGTGCTGATCACGATCGACAAGCTCGACAAGATCGGGCCCGAGGGGGTGGCCGCGGAGCTGCGCGAACGCGGCGCCGCTGCCTCCGCCGTCGACGCCTTCGAGTCGTTCCTGCGTCGCCCGCAGACGATGGAGTACAACCCGTTCGGTGAACGGCAGATCCGCAAGGCGCTGCCCGATGACGCACCCGACGAGATCGTCGGACACCTCGTCGGCATCGGCGAGGCCGTGGCGGCCGGTCGTGGCGCGACGGACATCCCGCTCGTCTTCGATCCGTTCCTCGTGCGCGGCATGGGCTACTACACCGGCACGATCTTCGAGCTCGCGCACCCTTCGGTGTCGTACTCGCTGGGCGGCGGAGGTCGCTACGACGGCATGATCGGGCGATTCCTCGGCCAGCAGGTGCCGGCTGTCGGGTTCTCCCTCGGCTTCGAGCGCCTGGTCGACCTCGTGACGGCGGGAGTGGACGCAGGCGAGCGGGCGGTCGTGCTCATCCACGACGCCGACGTTCCGGTGGTCGAGCTCGTGACCCACAAGGCCGCACTCGTGGCATCCGGTGCCAGGGTGCGGTTGGAGCGACGCACGAAGAACGTCAAGGCGCTGCTCGAGCGCTCGGCCGCCGACGGGTACACGGAGTTCGCAATGGTCTCGGCCGGTGCCGCGCAGCTGGAGCTCAAGCCCCTGTCCTGA